In a genomic window of Fibrobacter sp. UWH4:
- the pilO gene encoding type 4a pilus biogenesis protein PilO: MSLFFQKNRFLIYSVLTVAIVVAVIAKYLVPVGMAAVGEYTAIRAEAHKTTLMQDDAKSPDELIAEYKKISAQIDSRINVEVSASGILKSILETAASDSVQLLDLSTAERELHGNRAEYPVSFKASGYYHNFHDFVTDLENGIYCLKISSIDVQPDKDNLIIASIRMSILGKAGGSNE; encoded by the coding sequence ATGAGCCTCTTTTTCCAGAAAAACCGTTTTTTGATTTATTCTGTTTTGACCGTTGCTATAGTGGTGGCTGTCATTGCAAAGTATTTAGTACCAGTAGGAATGGCCGCTGTTGGTGAATATACCGCCATCCGTGCCGAAGCTCATAAAACAACGCTTATGCAGGACGATGCGAAATCTCCTGATGAGTTGATCGCAGAATATAAGAAAATCAGTGCTCAGATTGATTCTAGAATTAATGTGGAAGTTTCTGCTTCTGGGATTCTCAAGAGTATTTTGGAAACGGCTGCCTCAGATAGCGTACAGCTGTTGGATTTGTCCACAGCAGAACGTGAATTGCATGGTAACCGCGCGGAATATCCAGTGAGTTTCAAGGCCAGTGGATATTATCACAATTTTCATGATTTTGTGACAGATTTGGAAAATGGAATTTACTGTTTGAAGATTTCTTCCATTGATGTTCAACCGGATAAGGATAATTTGATAATTGCATCCATAAGGATGTCCATTCTTGGTAAGGCGGGAGGTAGCAATGAATAA
- a CDS encoding diaminopimelate dehydrogenase — MAKIAILGYGNLGRGVECAVKQAPDMELVAVFTRRDPATVKIQTAGVPVLNVSEMEAWKDKVDLLIICGGSATDLPVLTPKYAAMFNVIDSFDTHAKIPQHFAAVDAAAKSAGKIAMISVGWDPGMFSLNRVYAQSILPEGKDYTFWGKGVSQGHSDAVRRIKGVKNAKQYTCPVEAALEAVRSGSMPELTTRQKHTRLVYVVAEEGADKSYIENAIKTMPNYFDEYDTTVNFISEEEFNKNHSGLAHGGFVIRTGKTGMNLEHTHVIEYSLKLDSNPEFTTSVLVAYARAALRMKANGQTGCKTVLDVPPAYLSTLSDEDLRAHCL, encoded by the coding sequence ATGGCAAAGATTGCTATTCTCGGTTACGGTAACCTGGGTCGCGGTGTGGAATGCGCTGTGAAGCAGGCTCCGGATATGGAACTGGTCGCCGTTTTCACGCGTCGTGACCCCGCTACGGTCAAGATCCAGACAGCGGGCGTACCGGTGCTGAACGTCTCTGAAATGGAAGCTTGGAAGGATAAGGTGGACCTGCTCATCATTTGTGGCGGCTCCGCGACCGACCTGCCGGTGCTCACCCCGAAGTACGCCGCCATGTTCAACGTGATCGATTCCTTCGACACGCACGCCAAGATTCCGCAGCATTTCGCCGCCGTCGACGCTGCCGCTAAGTCTGCCGGCAAGATCGCGATGATTTCTGTGGGTTGGGACCCGGGCATGTTCAGCCTGAACCGTGTTTATGCCCAGTCCATCCTTCCGGAAGGCAAGGACTACACGTTCTGGGGCAAGGGCGTTTCCCAGGGCCACAGTGACGCTGTCCGCCGCATTAAGGGCGTGAAGAACGCGAAGCAGTACACCTGCCCGGTAGAAGCGGCTCTCGAAGCCGTGCGTAGCGGTTCCATGCCGGAACTCACCACGCGCCAGAAGCACACTCGCCTGGTGTACGTCGTGGCCGAAGAAGGTGCCGACAAGTCCTACATCGAGAACGCCATCAAGACGATGCCGAACTACTTCGACGAATACGACACCACAGTGAACTTCATCAGCGAAGAAGAATTCAACAAGAACCACAGCGGGCTCGCTCACGGCGGTTTCGTGATCCGTACCGGCAAGACTGGCATGAACTTGGAACACACCCACGTGATTGAATACAGCCTGAAGCTCGATTCCAACCCGGAATTCACGACGAGCGTTCTCGTGGCTTACGCCCGCGCAGCGCTTCGCATGAAGGCTAACGGCCAGACCGGTTGCAAGACCGTTCTCGATGTGCCGCCTGCATACCTCAGCACTCTGAGCGACGAAGATTTGCGCGCACACTGCTTGTAG
- the thiE gene encoding thiamine phosphate synthase, with protein sequence MKNLDTTLYFITDSTTVPEDRFLPVVEAACKGGATIIQLREKDRSTREYLELAKATHEITSRYGIPLIIDDRVDVALAIGAEGVHVGQSDMPVKFVRKLMGESVIVGATAKTVPQALEAYEQGADYLGCGAIYPTTTHVKTVITPVETLKEVVKAVPIPVNAIGGLNKDNIFVLEGSGIAGICAVSAIMKAADPETAAHELKQAFLNMK encoded by the coding sequence ATGAAGAATCTCGATACGACGCTTTATTTTATTACCGACAGCACGACTGTGCCGGAAGATCGTTTTTTGCCTGTGGTGGAGGCTGCTTGCAAAGGAGGCGCAACCATTATTCAACTGCGCGAAAAAGACCGGTCTACCCGTGAATACTTGGAACTTGCTAAGGCGACGCACGAGATTACATCCCGTTACGGGATTCCTTTGATTATCGATGACCGCGTGGATGTGGCCTTGGCGATAGGTGCCGAGGGCGTTCATGTGGGGCAGAGCGATATGCCGGTGAAATTTGTCCGCAAGCTCATGGGCGAGAGCGTGATTGTGGGTGCGACCGCCAAGACGGTGCCGCAGGCTTTGGAAGCTTATGAACAGGGAGCGGACTACTTGGGTTGTGGGGCTATTTACCCGACCACGACTCATGTAAAAACGGTGATTACTCCGGTAGAAACCTTGAAAGAGGTGGTGAAGGCGGTGCCGATTCCGGTGAATGCCATTGGCGGGCTCAACAAGGACAATATCTTTGTGCTGGAGGGCTCGGGTATTGCGGGCATTTGCGCCGTGTCTGCGATTATGAAGGCGGCCGACCCGGAGACGGCCGCGCACGAACTGAAACAGGCGTTCCTAAATATGAAATAA
- a CDS encoding PilN domain-containing protein — translation MSFGAAISVFLGRYVWCLELGCDYSRISRVFRKKGRGVTDVSFEGTLEECRRFQLKNGGATDGVILVDDLTNIKVLGEVDSISIPGYKESFFENVDSIDGVCRIGASRDAVDAVAEKVRKAGFSILKHVPAAFYVADTIQKDNQGSSLCYFVERDCIDFFFVQDHTLIACYRLTGGDTEKKVQEVASYIRENYLVKDLLVDVREHISVACAAAEDFWLFHSDKMRGFSSPTSGEALAQIKQSALFRRTLKACTVILVMSLLMVAFFRCGVMYYGYSNEGKIQEYTEKLEKRKQLAELEAKLEKDRDETEVFLAHRSRYATSMKDIVATVPADLWITKWNVENHTHIIQGQASTSGDVSMMLQALEHMPGFFNARLRSTEKTTYRRNPVVKFEILVEDNR, via the coding sequence ATGTCTTTTGGGGCTGCAATTTCTGTTTTTCTAGGACGTTATGTCTGGTGCCTTGAACTGGGCTGCGATTATTCTCGTATTTCGAGGGTGTTCCGCAAGAAGGGGAGGGGTGTTACCGATGTCAGCTTTGAGGGAACTCTTGAGGAATGTCGGCGTTTCCAGTTAAAAAATGGTGGCGCAACAGATGGCGTCATATTGGTGGATGACCTGACCAACATTAAGGTTCTTGGCGAAGTTGATAGTATATCTATTCCTGGTTATAAGGAAAGTTTTTTTGAAAATGTGGATTCCATCGACGGTGTCTGCAGAATTGGCGCGTCAAGAGATGCGGTGGATGCTGTTGCTGAAAAAGTTCGGAAGGCTGGATTCAGTATTTTAAAGCATGTTCCTGCTGCATTTTATGTTGCAGATACCATTCAGAAGGATAATCAGGGAAGTTCGCTCTGCTATTTTGTAGAACGTGACTGTATAGATTTCTTTTTTGTTCAGGATCATACTCTTATTGCCTGCTATCGCTTGACAGGTGGTGACACAGAAAAGAAGGTTCAAGAGGTTGCCTCATATATCCGCGAAAATTACCTTGTTAAGGACTTGCTCGTGGATGTTCGGGAACATATCAGCGTGGCTTGTGCTGCTGCAGAAGATTTTTGGTTGTTTCATTCGGACAAGATGAGGGGATTTTCTTCGCCAACTTCGGGGGAGGCCCTTGCGCAAATAAAGCAGTCTGCTCTTTTCCGCAGGACGCTGAAAGCATGTACAGTAATTCTTGTGATGTCCTTGCTGATGGTTGCTTTTTTCCGTTGTGGGGTTATGTATTATGGCTACTCCAATGAAGGAAAAATCCAGGAATATACAGAAAAACTTGAAAAGCGAAAGCAACTGGCTGAACTTGAGGCAAAGTTGGAAAAGGACCGGGACGAAACAGAAGTATTCCTAGCGCATCGCAGCCGTTATGCTACATCCATGAAGGATATCGTCGCTACTGTTCCCGCAGATTTATGGATTACAAAATGGAATGTTGAAAACCATACCCATATTATTCAGGGGCAGGCCTCAACATCTGGTGATGTTTCTATGATGTTGCAAGCTTTGGAACATATGCCGGGCTTTTTCAATGCCCGCCTTAGGAGCACAGAAAAGACTACCTACCGCCGTAATCCTGTAGTAAAATTTGAAATTTTGGTGGAGGATAATCGATGA
- a CDS encoding GH36-type glycosyl hydrolase domain-containing protein: MATKQTKKSAPKAKKVTAKAAAKYGYFDDAKKEYVLTTPATPIKWCNYVGTLNFGGIVDTTGGTLVCKGDPALNRITKYIAQMPCSDFKASTIYIRVKNAKGYTVFSPFVVPTLTKMKKWECHVGLSYMRWIAECEGLRTQVTIFVPTGSNTLLQDIQVTNLDKASKEVDIIPVYEFSHFEAEKQLTNADWVPQTMTLKGHWEKDGHVVLEQYAYMKRDFAVNYVTANCKVGSFDGDRRVFLGANEMGSWAAPLSLANKELSNSECDRGDNIAALMIHAGKIAAGKTFRTCTQLGQEQSLKVASKAIAKYRDLKNVDKAFDELAKFWEKYLSTIQVQTPDAAFNSMVNVHNPRQCHTTKNWSRYLSLYQLGYGTSRGIGYRDSSQDLMGVMSHMPEEALELALNLLSVQRPEGNAMHQYAPLALAEDNGNEANAGDSREKKGVLDENGNPAYADWYGDDHLWIVLTIANYLKETGKMDLLKKEVPFYEAGKKRAQREKGTVLEHLKRSLNFTRTHLGKHGLPLLGFADWNDCMNLPLGAESSFNTGLYAKALLEMMDICEALGDTKSVEMYKGWYEDVKKAFNDSAWDGKWWVRWFDKQGNAYGTNKAKYGKIYCNSQSWSVISGIATGDRAVMGMDSLNKLLNTANGVKSSTPGYRGFDPNVGGISTYPPGAKENGGIFLHTNPWVMIAETILGRGDKAFQYYSQINPAAKNTKLDEFESEPYCYPQNILGDEHKQFGMGRNAWLSGTSSWTYQAATQFIIGVRASFKGLIVNPCIPSSWDGFKVTRKFRGATYEIEVKNPKHVCKGVAEMIVDGKKIDADVAPIFTKGVHKVTVTLG, translated from the coding sequence ATGGCTACAAAACAGACCAAGAAGAGCGCCCCGAAGGCCAAGAAGGTTACAGCTAAGGCTGCAGCTAAGTACGGCTACTTTGACGACGCCAAGAAAGAATACGTGCTCACCACGCCGGCAACCCCGATCAAGTGGTGCAACTATGTTGGTACTTTGAACTTTGGTGGTATCGTCGATACGACTGGCGGTACCCTCGTTTGCAAGGGCGACCCGGCCCTGAACCGTATCACCAAGTACATCGCCCAGATGCCTTGCTCTGACTTTAAGGCCAGCACCATCTATATCCGCGTGAAGAACGCCAAGGGCTACACCGTGTTCTCTCCGTTCGTGGTTCCGACTCTCACCAAGATGAAGAAGTGGGAATGCCACGTGGGTCTTTCTTACATGCGCTGGATCGCCGAATGCGAAGGCCTCCGTACGCAGGTGACGATTTTCGTGCCGACTGGCTCCAACACTCTCCTCCAGGATATCCAGGTCACGAATCTCGACAAGGCTTCCAAGGAAGTGGACATTATCCCGGTTTATGAATTCAGCCACTTCGAAGCTGAAAAGCAGCTCACCAACGCCGACTGGGTCCCGCAGACCATGACCCTCAAGGGCCACTGGGAAAAGGACGGCCACGTGGTGCTCGAACAGTACGCTTACATGAAGCGTGACTTCGCCGTGAACTACGTGACTGCTAACTGCAAGGTCGGTAGCTTCGATGGCGACCGCCGCGTGTTCCTCGGCGCAAACGAAATGGGCTCCTGGGCCGCTCCGCTCAGCCTCGCCAACAAAGAACTTTCCAACAGCGAATGCGACCGTGGCGACAACATTGCCGCTCTCATGATCCACGCTGGCAAGATTGCCGCCGGCAAGACCTTCCGCACCTGCACCCAGCTCGGTCAGGAACAGAGCCTGAAGGTTGCCTCTAAGGCTATCGCCAAGTACCGCGACTTGAAGAACGTCGACAAGGCTTTCGACGAACTCGCCAAGTTCTGGGAAAAGTACCTCTCTACGATCCAGGTGCAGACTCCGGATGCAGCGTTCAACTCCATGGTGAACGTGCACAATCCGCGTCAGTGCCACACCACCAAGAACTGGAGCCGCTACCTGTCCCTGTATCAGCTGGGCTACGGCACCAGCCGCGGTATCGGTTACCGTGACTCCAGCCAGGACCTCATGGGCGTGATGAGCCACATGCCGGAAGAAGCATTGGAACTCGCCTTGAACCTGCTCTCTGTGCAGCGTCCGGAAGGTAACGCCATGCACCAGTACGCTCCGCTTGCCCTTGCCGAAGACAACGGCAACGAAGCTAACGCCGGTGACTCTCGCGAAAAGAAGGGTGTGCTCGATGAAAACGGCAACCCGGCTTACGCTGACTGGTACGGCGACGACCACCTGTGGATCGTTCTCACTATTGCCAACTACCTCAAGGAAACCGGCAAGATGGACCTCCTCAAGAAGGAAGTTCCGTTCTACGAAGCCGGCAAGAAGCGCGCTCAGCGTGAAAAGGGCACTGTGCTCGAACACCTCAAGCGTTCTCTCAACTTTACCCGTACTCACCTCGGTAAGCACGGCCTCCCGCTCCTCGGCTTTGCCGACTGGAACGACTGCATGAACCTCCCGCTCGGTGCAGAATCCTCCTTCAACACGGGCCTGTATGCTAAGGCTCTCCTTGAAATGATGGACATCTGCGAAGCTCTCGGCGACACCAAGTCTGTCGAAATGTACAAGGGCTGGTACGAAGACGTGAAGAAGGCCTTCAATGACAGCGCTTGGGACGGCAAGTGGTGGGTCCGCTGGTTCGACAAGCAGGGCAACGCCTACGGCACCAACAAGGCCAAGTACGGCAAGATTTACTGCAACAGCCAGTCCTGGTCTGTGATTTCTGGCATTGCTACTGGCGACCGCGCCGTAATGGGCATGGACAGCCTGAATAAGCTCCTCAACACCGCCAACGGCGTGAAGAGCTCTACTCCGGGCTACCGCGGCTTCGACCCGAACGTGGGTGGCATTTCTACCTATCCTCCTGGAGCCAAGGAAAACGGCGGTATCTTCCTCCACACCAACCCGTGGGTGATGATTGCCGAAACGATTCTCGGCCGTGGCGACAAGGCCTTCCAGTATTACAGCCAAATTAACCCGGCTGCCAAGAACACCAAGCTCGACGAGTTCGAATCTGAACCGTATTGCTATCCGCAGAACATCCTCGGTGACGAACACAAGCAGTTCGGTATGGGCCGTAACGCATGGCTCTCCGGTACCAGCTCCTGGACCTACCAGGCTGCAACGCAGTTCATCATCGGTGTCCGTGCAAGCTTCAAGGGCCTCATCGTGAATCCCTGCATCCCGAGCTCCTGGGATGGCTTCAAGGTGACCCGTAAGTTCCGCGGCGCTACCTACGAAATCGAAGTGAAGAACCCGAAGCACGTGTGCAAGGGTGTCGCCGAGATGATCGTCGATGGCAAGAAGATTGACGCTGATGTGGCCCCGATCTTTACGAAGGGTGTGCACAAGGTGACTGTTACCTTGGGTTAA
- a CDS encoding HD-GYP domain-containing protein — MHLDLYITVPIILGSILMVVNIIRYFLFIKNTHDVLSAGSVRDRVWKTIAGVLLVFFLFGYLFCAFVGEPDIMMALILLGGSVFVAIVLTLMFNLLETAKSRSIDIAEVLVGVVDARDPNLNGHSRHVQRITMLFYNYLPPHLKRGINPVSLEYAALMHDVGKLGVPEAILNKPAKLDPEEWTVMKRHPKVGVKILEPLQTFKHITDWIKYRHERIDGHGYYSQPGDQIPLAARIISIADTYSAITMRRSYKAPKTHEDAIQIIKDVAGTQLDAELVKYFLEIPKEKLVACIPDQVKY; from the coding sequence ATGCATTTGGACCTGTACATTACGGTGCCAATTATACTAGGCTCGATTCTGATGGTGGTAAACATCATCAGGTATTTTCTGTTTATCAAGAATACGCACGATGTTCTTTCTGCAGGAAGCGTTCGCGACCGCGTCTGGAAAACGATTGCAGGCGTTTTGCTGGTCTTTTTCCTGTTCGGCTATCTCTTTTGTGCCTTTGTAGGGGAGCCCGATATCATGATGGCGCTGATTCTCTTAGGAGGAAGCGTTTTTGTCGCCATCGTTCTTACTCTGATGTTCAATCTGCTTGAAACAGCCAAATCCAGAAGCATCGATATTGCAGAAGTCTTGGTTGGCGTCGTCGATGCGCGCGATCCGAACCTGAACGGACACAGTCGCCATGTGCAGCGCATTACGATGCTTTTTTATAATTACTTACCGCCTCACCTAAAACGGGGCATTAATCCGGTAAGCCTGGAATACGCGGCACTTATGCACGATGTCGGCAAGCTCGGCGTTCCTGAAGCCATCCTCAACAAGCCTGCAAAATTGGACCCCGAAGAATGGACGGTCATGAAGCGCCATCCTAAAGTTGGTGTGAAAATTCTGGAGCCGCTCCAGACGTTTAAACATATTACCGATTGGATAAAGTATCGCCATGAACGAATTGACGGGCATGGCTATTACAGTCAACCGGGGGACCAAATTCCGCTTGCGGCAAGAATTATCTCCATCGCAGACACGTATTCCGCCATTACAATGCGTCGCTCCTATAAAGCTCCCAAGACTCACGAAGATGCTATTCAGATTATCAAGGATGTCGCCGGCACGCAACTTGACGCAGAACTGGTGAAGTATTTCTTGGAAATTCCCAAAGAAAAATTGGTGGCTTGCATTCCGGATCAGGTGAAGTACTAA
- a CDS encoding PadR family transcriptional regulator produces MNRYDLVLLGLIVEKKRSGYDIITEVRNRELDRRANLSTSTIYNRLATLEKHGNIEGRNVRDGNRPERVVFSITEKGRETLRKEVLKHLTGFNDDPRTLGFAFLFGAEQKELIRSLEAHERRLMQEVDHLEKMIAEEPRPTLFAEGPFLNCMSRDHILVELKYVRAAIGILRDPVRNKKLDGYFYINFGNRDFENFNQKG; encoded by the coding sequence ATGAATCGTTATGACTTGGTACTGCTGGGCCTCATCGTAGAGAAGAAGCGCAGCGGTTACGACATCATTACCGAGGTTCGCAATCGTGAACTGGACCGCAGGGCAAACCTCAGTACATCGACAATTTACAACAGGCTTGCGACTCTCGAAAAGCACGGCAATATCGAAGGCCGCAACGTTCGTGACGGTAATCGTCCGGAACGTGTTGTTTTCTCGATTACCGAAAAGGGAAGGGAGACCCTACGCAAGGAAGTGCTCAAGCACCTGACAGGATTCAACGACGACCCCAGGACACTTGGTTTCGCTTTCCTTTTTGGAGCAGAACAAAAGGAGCTGATCCGTTCACTCGAAGCGCATGAACGCCGCTTGATGCAGGAAGTGGATCACTTGGAAAAGATGATTGCCGAAGAACCGCGCCCGACTTTGTTTGCCGAAGGTCCGTTCCTCAACTGCATGAGCCGCGACCACATTTTGGTGGAGCTCAAGTACGTGCGTGCCGCTATTGGCATTTTGCGCGATCCGGTTCGCAACAAGAAACTCGACGGCTACTTCTACATCAACTTCGGAAACCGAGACTTTGAGAATTTCAACCAGAAAGGTTAG
- a CDS encoding N-formylglutamate amidohydrolase, translating to MNKRSDSILILTCEHASNRLPAAFKKAVPAEVLKTHRAYDIGAVQVFRKLVRFAKPEFSCEGKFSRLFVDLNRTITNKSAFSDYLRELETRTPATAAKIKESATNYWTEYRAAIEKFVAKNIGSLRQAQRPEAAIVHLGIHSFTPVLNGKVRNADIGILYDPARPQERAYANVIKAEIKRLYPAMKVRFNYPYKGSSDGLTTTLRKKFGPRYVGIEIEINQKFFQR from the coding sequence ATGAATAAAAGAAGCGACTCCATCTTAATCCTCACTTGCGAGCATGCCAGCAACCGCCTGCCCGCGGCGTTCAAGAAGGCCGTTCCTGCCGAGGTTCTAAAGACCCACCGGGCCTACGATATCGGGGCAGTTCAGGTTTTCCGCAAGCTGGTACGCTTCGCCAAGCCGGAATTTAGCTGCGAAGGAAAGTTCTCGCGTCTGTTTGTAGACCTGAACCGCACCATCACCAACAAGAGCGCCTTCAGCGATTACTTGCGGGAGCTCGAAACACGCACCCCAGCAACCGCCGCAAAAATAAAAGAGTCCGCCACAAACTACTGGACTGAATACCGCGCCGCCATCGAAAAGTTTGTCGCTAAAAACATAGGGTCGCTTCGACAGGCTCAGCGACCTGAAGCGGCCATTGTCCACCTGGGCATCCACAGCTTTACGCCGGTACTGAACGGCAAAGTCCGCAACGCCGACATCGGAATCCTCTACGACCCCGCACGCCCACAAGAACGCGCCTATGCGAATGTCATCAAGGCCGAAATCAAGCGGCTCTACCCCGCCATGAAGGTCCGCTTCAACTACCCGTACAAAGGCTCTTCCGACGGGCTCACCACCACGCTCCGCAAGAAGTTCGGCCCGCGCTACGTGGGGATCGAGATTGAGATCAATCAGAAATTTTTTCAGCGGTGA
- a CDS encoding FISUMP domain-containing protein translates to MKINNFLLVLLAGLELMTACTDTSSCFDASEVCPESGRGTFQDVRDGQVYKYITIDDRVWMDQNLNYPAETSTCYDEQQSNCDIYGRLYSVQYMNTKQKNYGTFNPDIIDSICPHGWRVPRLAEWNEVVDRMDGLKHFMNSECMDVSLFGGMAYVKEKPSTGEPIGYIFHDLGRYRQWITSTYDLYGSMKLFDIDLNGKDEKNTISTSNGYYSLRCIKKEDWEL, encoded by the coding sequence ATGAAAATAAACAATTTCTTACTTGTGTTGCTTGCGGGCCTGGAATTAATGACCGCTTGCACAGACACCTCCTCCTGTTTCGATGCATCTGAAGTATGCCCGGAAAGCGGGCGTGGAACATTCCAAGATGTTCGAGATGGTCAAGTGTATAAATACATCACCATTGACGATAGAGTGTGGATGGACCAAAACCTGAATTACCCAGCGGAAACTAGCACTTGCTACGATGAACAGCAAAGCAATTGCGACATCTATGGAAGACTGTATTCTGTACAGTATATGAACACCAAGCAAAAAAACTATGGGACGTTTAATCCAGATATTATTGATTCCATTTGTCCCCATGGATGGCGCGTTCCACGCTTGGCAGAATGGAATGAAGTTGTAGACAGAATGGATGGTCTGAAGCATTTTATGAATAGTGAATGCATGGATGTTTCTTTATTTGGCGGAATGGCTTATGTTAAAGAAAAACCAAGTACAGGCGAGCCCATAGGGTACATTTTTCACGATTTGGGAAGATATAGACAATGGATTACTTCAACATACGATTTGTATGGAAGTATGAAGTTGTTCGATATTGATCTTAATGGCAAGGATGAAAAAAATACGATATCCACATCCAATGGTTATTACTCTCTTCGCTGTATAAAAAAAGAAGATTGGGAACTGTAA
- the grpE gene encoding nucleotide exchange factor GrpE encodes MAEDLNQQEPTAEEKAKFEADVLKAAEDAMKLDENLETEDESGSDEKSSDNSADAPADASAEQPTESAADASASSATETAALKAALADANDRNLRLMAEFDNFRRRSAKEQLDIIETANGKLLEKLSEVQDNFERAFASENKAKDLEAFEKGMQMIYNQFAKILSDAGLEQIDPTGAEFDPNMHEALMQQPSETIPEGHVVTVFQKGYKLKNKILKTAKVIVSSGK; translated from the coding sequence ATGGCAGAAGATTTGAACCAGCAGGAACCGACCGCAGAAGAAAAGGCAAAATTCGAAGCAGACGTGCTCAAGGCCGCCGAAGACGCGATGAAATTAGACGAGAATCTAGAGACGGAAGACGAAAGTGGATCTGACGAAAAGTCTTCTGACAATTCCGCGGACGCACCTGCCGACGCTTCTGCAGAACAGCCCACAGAATCCGCTGCCGATGCTTCGGCGAGCTCTGCAACCGAGACTGCAGCACTCAAGGCTGCCCTGGCCGATGCGAACGACCGCAATTTGCGCCTGATGGCCGAATTTGACAATTTCCGCCGCCGTAGCGCCAAAGAGCAGCTCGACATCATCGAAACAGCGAATGGCAAGCTTCTTGAAAAGCTCTCCGAAGTTCAGGATAATTTCGAACGCGCATTCGCGAGCGAAAACAAGGCCAAGGACTTGGAAGCATTCGAAAAAGGCATGCAGATGATCTATAACCAGTTCGCCAAGATTCTTTCGGATGCTGGTCTCGAACAGATTGATCCGACGGGTGCTGAATTCGACCCGAATATGCATGAAGCCCTGATGCAGCAACCCTCCGAAACGATTCCTGAAGGTCACGTGGTCACCGTGTTCCAAAAGGGCTACAAACTCAAGAATAAAATTCTGAAAACGGCCAAGGTGATTGTTTCGTCCGGCAAGTAA